Below is a genomic region from Larimichthys crocea isolate SSNF chromosome IV, L_crocea_2.0, whole genome shotgun sequence.
TATACCTagctacacacacatgcgcgcacacacgctTTATAATTTCCTAGCCACTGTTAAGCCTTTCAAAAAGGCATTGCTTGTAGTTCATTCTTACAACATCTTCATGGTTCTCAATTCTTTGCACATCTTTTGGTATTTTCGGAAACTAGGGTAGTTGTGACAATAATaccaaaactgtatttttaatacTTACTGTGCACTTTAAGCACGTTTTTCTACAAAACCTTCTTTTAATATAAGGAGCTAATGtttacaaatgttaaatgttgtctGAGCAGCTGTACTTTAAAGAACTTTGTCTAACTAAAGTATAGATAAGTATTGTACATGGCACTCAGTTTTACTTATCTGACAGTTACTAACTAGTCTTCAGATTAGGTTTTATATAAGTAAGGGATAATGTACAGCCATTCTTTGGTTTAACaatcaacattaacatttccCTCTTGCTGTACATTATTTCACTTATTACATGGATACTTACTGAAGAAATCAACAActtgacacaaaatattgatcaaaacatatgttttttattgatttaaaaatgattttattgcttGGTCAGGACCAAAAAAGAAATGAGGTACCCAGCTCTACTTctgtgtcctgtttttgttttatctttccCCCTCTTTTGTGCCCTCTCTTCATTAatctccctcttttctccatATCAGTGGGAGGAGATTGGGGAAGTAGACGAGGACTACGCTCCCATCCACACCTACCAAGTGTGCCGGGTCATGGAGCAAAACCAGAACAACTGGCTCCACACAAACTGGATCCTGACTGAGGGCGCCCAGCGGGTCTTCATCGAGCTGAAGTTCACCCTGAGAGACTGCAACAGCCTGCCTGGGGGGGTCGGAACCTGCAAGGAGACGTTTAACATGTATTACTATGAAACAGATggggatgaggatgaggatgaaatGGAGGAAGGGCAGATGAGAGATGGAACAGGGATGACGGAGGAAGAAGACAGGGTGATGAAAGAGAGCAGATACATCAAAATTGACACCATAGCAGCTGATGAGAGCTTCACTGAGCTGGACCTGGGGGACCGTGTGATGAAGCTCAACACAGAAGTCCGCGATTTAGGTCCCTTGACCCGAAAAGGCTTCTACTTGGCATTTCAGGATCTGGGGGCCTGCATTGCCTTAGTCTCTGTGCGTGTTTTCTACAAACGCTGCCCGTTTCTGGTTAAGAGTTTGGCTGAGTTCTCCGACACCATCCCGGGCTCAGAGGCCTCGCAGCTGGTGGAGGTAGTGGGCCACTGCGTCAATAACTCCCTCCCTCTGTATGAGCCTCCCAGGATGCATTGCAGCACAGAGGGAGAATGGCTGGTGCCCAttgggaagtgtgtgtgccagaCAGGCTTTGAGGAAATCAACGGATCCTGTCACGGTAAGCAGGGAAAGCATGTGTGTGGAGtagtgctgaaacaattagttgattaattaatgaattgatTAAAAATTTGCCTGCAATAATCATCAGTCATAATCAGTAATTAGTCcaagtcatttatcaagcaaaagTGCTTCACTAATTATTTTTAGAGTTTGCTGCTTTTACCTTTATGAATCATTCTTCACATTTTTAGTCATTCCTTTGTGAGTGCaaacgcgtgtgtgtgtgtgtgtgtgtgtttcctttggtTGCTGTCTTCtccctgtttgtttatttttatatccatgcacatgtttgtttttagtattGTGTGCGCAGAcctgttttattcttttactaAAAGTGTTTCTCACTGTGTGAGTGCGTGTCTGTTTCTCCCTAGTTCAGTTGGAAGGTATTCCCCCGAGCCCCGCAGCACTTTGCTGctctcatgctgctgctgttctgctcTGGCTTTCGAGCCCAAACATTCCCATCGCCGACCTTAACTGCCATTTCCACGGGCGCCCAGGGCCTctctatttttctctccttcactcctcttcaatcttcctctgtgctgtctttTAAATTACTCAATTTTTCAGACTTGCACACTAGACTCTACTTGTGCAACCAAGAGCAGCTCTGAATGGCATGGTGAAATTTCAAGAAAATTCCAGAGAACAGTTATTGTAGTGGCCTGAAGCTGGGTGGCACAGAAATTTGAAATGTGATTATTTGGTAGCTTTGAGTGTTTCATCTCTTCACATACTGATCGAGTGTCAGTCTCAAGTGCTGAACTAAAAGATTTCTCTCTAATGCTCAGCTACAAACAGCCAACTCTTGAACAATACACGCAGAGatgtactttgtttttcttttctattttgcacatgtgtatgtgtgcataatACACTAGATAAGATATATTATTCCTATTGAAGAAGCTCGAAGAACTGCATACAATGGGAACTGGCTTTAATGGAATAGGTAGTGTGCACAGCAGTGTATCTGACTTTCTATTGAAGTCCTCACACAATCCCACCAGAAGATCCAACAGTAGACCCTGGCCTTTTCGAACCCAGCACCTCTCTTAGCTACGATCCGTTCATTATAATCAAATGTTAGAGCTTAGTAGCTGTGTAACAAAGTGTGCAGCTAGCTAGCTTAACGTCGTCAGACATGGAGTCTCTGTGGAGAGATCATTAGGAAATAACTGTCAGTATGCCACTGGCCTGTCTGGAGTCTTACTGCCACAGACTGTACGGTCTTACAGACTGCTACAGATCTGTGGCTGacaaggctaaaaaaaaagtcattctCGTGTGCTGCAGTAATATATAAGCTCATTCTGTACTGTGTATATCAGTGTTGCGTAATAACCGTAGTCATGAGTTTTAGAAAAGATCAATTACATTTTTGCAGTTTAGAGAGGGAATGTCTCTGAGGATGCTATGCACTATACATGAGAGCATCACTACACTGAATAACGTTCTCAGAATGGGTATGGGcgaatgaaaatgtgtgaacTTTGAAAGAATTGCACAGAATATTCGTATTTAAACTACATATGAGGATTGTTTCATTGAAAAATAATGCAGTCCTCTGACTTTTTGTGCCATGCAGTCATATAAATCAATTTTTTAATCCTTGCCTCTTAAACTTGTATTTTAGTGCATTGATGGCAATGTGCAGATAGTTTTCATTGTGCTTTAGTTGTTGCCAATTATGcacaaaaatactgtaaactACAGTTTCTCCAGTTTGTAGCATGCTCACAGCATGGCTCTAGAGTTGGCGACTTACAGACCAACTGTCGCTCAGCTAGTTGGTCGGACCAACCACCACTTTGGCCCAGAATGATATATCTCAGCAAGTTGGATTGGCTTTGAATTTGGTGCAGACATTAATATTCCCCAATGGGTGTATCTGAATGGCTTTGGTGATCTTTGATGATCACTCTCAGACTTTTCCACTAGCGCCACCATGGTTGACATTTGTGACTCAGACTGAGATGTTTTACCAAATGGATCATCATCTTATTCcataaaaatattcatgtcTCTGACATGATAGATAGCAAAGCTTAGGTGATACCATAATGTCTGATCTAGTGCCGCCATCTGGTTAGTGTTTTGGTTGATGGCCAAATTCCTGCAAAGCTGATGACAGTCCCATCAGTCTTAATTGCAGTGTACCTGTTTACTGCTCATTAGCAAATATTAGTATGCTATCATgctacaaaaaagaaaagaaaaaagatggtGACCATGGTAACCATTATACCTGATAAACTTTGGCTTGGTATTATTGCCATTGTGAATGTGAAACTTCAATGAACTTCAGTTCAAAGTGTCTGTACattcagcctcacagagctgttcGCGTGGCTTTAGACTCTTAGTTTTGGTATTCTTAAGAATATGATTTTCAAAGGAAAATGTCTAGATGGTGCTAAGCATCATGTCAGCGTGTGCGATACTTTGGTTTATCTACACTGTGGTGTAGTTGTCATTTTAGTAGCactttaaaaagtattaaatcaAGCACACAATCCTATTGTATAGAGGGGAAATAGAAATTGAAATGTATACTTTCATGAGCAATATTTTGCATAGTTTCTCTGTGAAATGTGGATACATTATCAACAGTCAGCATagtgtgcatatgcatgtgttCTAATACAGCTGAAACCAGAAGCAGCATGGGGGGAAACAGTTTTCCAACTGAGCAGATAACATGTTGCTAAATACTGTTATTCACAAGGTTTAGAACCCTATATCATTAATTTGAAATTCCCTTTTTCCATAGTTAAAAAGACTAAGCATGTGACAGAGGAGATGTCTCTGACTCTATGGAGCTGGTGTGGACAGCAGTGAAGATTAAAaccatatttctgttttatgatacatcaaaaaaaaaaaaaaaactttttctggTGTAGACTCAGCTTAAAAGAGACAACCAAAAAGTGGCATTCCCTTTGTACTGCTATACACAAAGAGGTGTGAAGGTGTTATTTTCATGACACTGTGATAAACTCTGACCTTGCCATCATGTATTGCAAAAAGCTGTCGGTACGCTTCATGGCCTGTTGCAACAGAGAACACTTTTAATGTTGCAGACGGTTtaactgattttcattttaatgagtttcagtgttttgctttCCAGGAAGATGAATTAGTGTGATATGCAAATTCTATGCCATTGGTtaaatgttttagaaaaaaagcttttttttttttttttttgctttttttatcgTGGTCcatatgtgcaaaaaaaaaaaaatgtaagtaagTTGTCAAGAGTAGAACACACACCCCCTTTAATTAATGAAGCTAtaagattatgttttttttcccttataATTTCATGCAGATGAGACTGACAGCCTTTGAGAAGGgctacagacagaaacatggcAGGGCTTTGTTACCATATGTGTTCACTGTAAACACTTTTCATGTGCATTTCGGGCACTctcatcagtgtgtgaagtgttgAATTCTGTTTTTGAGACGTTGCCTGGTTGCCTTTTCAGATGTGGAAATTCTGAACATCTGCTGATCTGGATTTGAAAACCTGCACTGGGTGTAGTGGTTTAATTTCCACTCTGTTATGCCTGTTTTGGCCTCTCATTGAATgtcagtggattttcaaaaagggtagagctgttttaaaaagatgCGCAGCATTGTTATAATAAcccaattttattttataacctGTCCAGCTTTTTCAGTAAGTGCTTTAAGCGTGCTCGTCATACGTTAGACTGGGAATCACTGGGTCTGCAGGTACAATGTGTGCATATGAGACAaaatatgtaagtgtgtgtgtcctggccGCATTGGCTGAGTGTGCTGCCTAGTAGAGCATGATTTAACGCAGCCTTTGTGAATGTAGGACAGAACTCGTTATGGAcagctctttgtctttttcctcccctctttttgTTGCTCAGTTCTTTCTGTCTTATGCCTTTTTCTTGCTGTCTGTACCTCCAGTTTCTCATTTCCCCATCTTTCTCCCatcctgtttctttctctttttatttcttactttATCTTTTTGTGACTGCCTGCCATTTATTGCCTCTCCATCCATtattcctctcttcctctttattGCTGCCACCTACACTAGCACTCACTCGCTTGTGTAGATCTGTCCATCTTTCTCCatcagcccagcccagcccagccccacacacacacaaacatctctctCAAAAGTATCTGTACAGAAAAGCATTCTTGGGTTTGTCATATTGTCCAACCTCTGATCACTTTATTGTCACTTTCGCTcggagtgaaagagaaagatagaaagTAAATGTATTTACGTACAAAGCATGTGGTGATCCAGTCTTATTATTCCAGAGATGATGATGTGCCGGATGACATCTAAAGatattgtattgtgtttgtgtgagatgtAGACACAACTTTAGCTGAGATAATTGGTGATAGCCTGCAGCACTTTCAGGCTGAAGAGAGGGAATGTGGGGAGGAGAAGAGTACatccatggatggatggatagatagaagTGTTACAGAGAGGAGAAGTGATGGAAAAACAAGGGGACACAAGATAAATTGAAGATTTCTCACCACAGGGTGTGAgggcagagagacggagagatggATGAGTGTTGTTTCAGTGGTGATAGCGATCGAGGAAGAATATCTTAGGATGGAAGTGGGCAGATGGATGAAGAGATAGATGAGAAGGAAGGGGGGGATTGCAGATTGAGTACAGCTTCGCAGATGTGACTTGGGCTGAATGAATGCTTGAAGTACTATGAGAATAATGACCGAATGGAACATTGGAATAATGTTTCAATTGTATGTTGGGTTTATGGAAAAATATCTGAATGGAGTGCTGCAAGGTTTGAATCATATTCTGGTATCATGTTAACATGGGACATGTGGTTATGTGGTTATTTATGCCCATCTATTATTTTTGGTCAATGAagtttttttaatgctgctaACCCTAAACCTGCTGGATTTTCTTCTCCATCACCAGTAATAGAAGTTGAGGACAACAACACTACAGACAAACTTTAACTTGATTTCAGTACAATTGCatcattgttgtatttttgtcaatcaatattttttttaatttaataaactacTAATCAAATTGAGTTGGAAACACACAAGCACTGTGGCTATGGCACACGCTTGATACTACTTAATTTTCTCAAAACTGGCAGAAGAGCTTAAGGTTTCTGGAACCACAATGCGATGGTTGCCtgtgcaaacacatgaacatgagtATTCAAGTTTTCATCAGACTTTTAAGTATTCTGTTGCTGTAAACACACTCAATTCaatgatttgatattttttctGGTGATTACACAGTAATGAAAAGAAGCagttatgcattttatattccattattccatattctgtaaatcaAGCTCCCTAAATCTAACACACCAGACCTTTAATTCTTCCTAGGTTCCATGTTCAAAGAAATACAGCACATATTGCCAACGATGTTTGCACTTAATAAAGTGAACCATATAGTAAAAAAGTTGGAATGATGGAATAATGGCATGAGCTGAGTAAAATGTTGTAATGATAGACAATGAGCTCAGTGACCTACTGCAATGATGGAAGAAGGACAGGATTTAATCTTGGAATAATGTACTATGGGCTAAATTGGATGTTGGAAAGATGGAAAAAGGGCTGACTAGAACATTGGAGCGATAGGATGAGAGCTGAATACCACGTTGGGAAGATGAAATAAAGGCTGAATAGATCCTGGGATTGACAGCTTTGTGATGTCGAGATTCAGGCCGCACTGAATTCatgtgacagaagaaaaaagacttGGAGGTATAAGAGATGGGCAGCTAAGTcgggagaagagaaaaggcgAAGTTGGGGGAGGGTAGGAGTAGGCAGAGAAGAAAAACGATGACGGCAGATGAGGAATACAAATGAAAACGAGGGCGACTGTTGGTATCATCAATTAAAAGAATTgcatgaaatgatgaagtggCGCTTACTGGTAGAATAATAAAACCGCAGAGCATTTCATTCAGCAAGAGTCATCTAAGTGTGTCATGGGTAGAGCCGGATTTCCCTTGACAATACTTTGTTTCAGTGCCAGGGCTCCCCTGATGTTCCTCTATGTTTGCCTGCCTGTCAGACGTCACTGCAGCATATGTCAAACTCGATCTGGtcatggtggtggtgctgcCATCAGAAACTGTCTCACTGTCGTAGTAATGTGAGGAAGCTTTCTGCCTTCACCCTCAAGGGAATTATGGGATAGCGAACAAGCGGCTCACACTTTCAGTGTGGGGCTTGTGGTTGATGGTGTGGTGACAAGGGTATTACAGTCACTTGCAtaacacagagatacacacatgGTCATGGTGGCATCTGCTACTTCAGTATGATTAGCCATGTGTGTCGATAAGGATCTGAGTTCCAACACCTTCTTGCTTTGGGTCACTTTATTTATAGCATTTTGTTAGtgcatgaattatttttatctttgtgttaAACCAGAAGAAATCAGATTATTTTcacaaaaattcaaataaattgcTCATAAATCctgtatacagtcgtccctcgctatatcgcggttcacttttcgcagactcgctgtttcgcagatttttttcagtgtaattttgaatgcttttttttacagcgtactgtacagtatgaaggcgcattgtgttctgcgtcctgattaattaagggagtactgtacaaaatgcgtgtaaaaagctgtataaaagtgtatgtttaggggttttacggccttaaaacatatagaataattgtaaaacttacttcgctttcgtttattgcgggttatttttagaacgtatcccccgcgataatcgagggaccactgtattttaaaattattGCATGCCCCACTCCCATGAATGCAAAAGGACAGCCTAAGCACGTGGATGCTAGATTTGGAATCAGAGCTCAAGTCCTTCCCTGTATCTATTTcaatgtgtcttttttaaaatcttttatcaTTTGAGATAACCGTTATTCAGTAACCTTTACAAATATAGAGGTTCTATCATCCATGAATCGCTCAAGAGACATAACAGCATGGTGAATGATAGAGCAAAGATCTGCAAGTAGCAGGAAGCCTTTTTGATTCAGTCATCTCctgaaatatgaatttattGCGGAAAGCATCGCCATTCATCTTTTTAGATCACGTTCAATTGGAAGCCGCCAGTGGCTTCTTTTTTCACTGCACTGTCTCACTCTATATTCTCCTCCTgaatctctctccctctttcctccatCTTTATGCCCAG
It encodes:
- the epha5 gene encoding ephrin type-A receptor 5 isoform X2, which encodes MQARWWSCGIRLVAWTWVWSLALLGAWCIPANEVNLLDSRSVMGDLGWVAYPKNGWEEIGEVDEDYAPIHTYQVCRVMEQNQNNWLHTNWILTEGAQRVFIELKFTLRDCNSLPGGVGTCKETFNMYYYETDGDEDEDEMEEGQMRDGTGMTEEEDRVMKESRYIKIDTIAADESFTELDLGDRVMKLNTEVRDLGPLTRKGFYLAFQDLGACIALVSVRVFYKRCPFLVKSLAEFSDTIPGSEASQLVEVVGHCVNNSLPLYEPPRMHCSTEGEWLVPIGKCVCQTGFEEINGSCHDFDSGDKLVYV